One region of Camelina sativa cultivar DH55 chromosome 6, Cs, whole genome shotgun sequence genomic DNA includes:
- the LOC104699409 gene encoding phosphoenolpyruvate carboxylase 2-like, translating to MAARNLEKMASIDAQLRLLAPGKVSEDDKLVEYDALLLDRFLDILQDLHGEDVREFVQECYEVAADYDGNRNTDKLEELGNMLTSLDPGDSIVVTKAFSNMLSLANLAEEVQIAYRRRIKKLKKGDFADEASATTESDIEETLKRILQLNKTPEEVFDALKNQTVDLVLTAHPTQSVRRSLLQKFGRIRDCLTQLYAKDITPDDKQELDEALQREIQAAFRTDEIRRTPPTPQDEMRAGMSYFHETIWKGVPKFLRRVDTALKNIGINERVPYNAPLIQFSSWMGGDRDGNPRVTPEVTRDVCLLARMMAANLYFSQIEDLMFEMSMWRCNEELRVRAERQRCAKRDAKHYIEFWKQIPANEPYRAILGDVRDKLYNTRERARQLLSSGVSDVPEDAVFTSLDQFLEPLELCYRSLCDCGDRPIADGSLLDFLRQVSTFGLALVKLDIRQESDRHTDVLDAITTHLGIGSYKEWSEDKRQEWLLSELSGKRPLFGPDLPRTEEVADVLDTFKVISELPSDSFGAYIISMANAGRLSAAWQLYKTQEELVKVAKEYGVKLTMFHGRGGTVGRGGGPTHLAILSQPPDTIHGQLRVTVQGEVIEQSFGEEHLCFRTLQRFTAATLEHGMHPPVSPKPEWRVLMDEMAIIATEEYRSVVFKEPRFVEYFRLATPELEYGRMNIGSRPAKRKPSGGIESLRAIPWIFAWTQTRFHLPVWLGFGGAFKRVIQKDNKNLNMLKEMYNQWPFFRVTIDLVEMVFAKGDPGIAALYDRLLVSEELQPFGEQLRVNYQETRRLLLQVAGHKDILEGDPYLRQRLQLRDPYITTLNVCQAYTLKQIRDPSFHVKVRPHLSKEYMESSPAAELVKLNPKSEYAPGLEDTVILTMKGIAAGMQNTG from the exons ATGGCTGCGAGAAATTTGGAGAAGATGGCTTCGATTGATGCTCAGCTCAGGCTTCTTGCTCCTGGGAAAGTCTCTGAAGACGACAAGCTTGTAGAGTACGATGCTCTGTTGCTCGATCGATTTCTCGATATTCTTCAGGATTTGCATGGCGAGGATGTCAGAGAATTC GTTCAAGAATGCTACGAGGTGGCTGCTGATTACGATGGGAACCGCAACACTGATAAGCTAGAGGAGCTTGGGAATATGCTGACGAGTTTGGATCCAGGGGATTCAATTGTTGTCACTAAAGCATTCTCCAACATGCTTAGCTTAGCTAATCTAGCTGAGGAAGTCCAGATTGCTTACCGGCGTAGGATTAAGAAGCTCAAGAAAGGCGATTTCGCTGATGAGGCCTCTGCAACAACTGAATCCGACATTGAAGAGACTCTCAAGAGGATTTTGCAGCTTAACAAGACTCCTGAAGAAGTCTTTGATGCTCTCAAGAATCAGACTGTTGACTTGGTTTTGACTGCTCATCCGACTCAATCTGTTCGTCGGTCTTTGCTCCAAAAGTTTGGAAG GATTCGTGATTGTTTGACGCAGTTATATGCGAAGGACATTACTCCTGATGATAAACAAGAACTCGATGAAGCTCTGCAACGAGAG ATTCAAGCTGCTTTTCGCACTGATGAAATCCGAAGAACTCCTCCTACACCGCAAGATGAAATGAGAGCAGGTATGAGCTACTTCCACGAGACAATCTGGAAAGGAGTTCCGAAGTTCTTAAGACGTGTTGACACGGCTTTAAAGAACATCGGAATCAACGAGCGTGTTCCTTACAATGCGCCTCTCATTCAATTCTCTTCATGGATGGGCGGAGACCGTGATG GAAACCCACGAGTAACTCCTGAAGTTACAAGAGATGTATGCTTATTAGCTAGAATGATGGCTGCTAATCTCTACTTCTCCCAGATAGAAGATCTTATGTTTGAG ATGTCTATGTGGCGTTGCAATGAGGAACTTCGGGTCCGTGCAGAACGTCAAAGGTGTGCGAAGAGGGATGCAAAACATTATATTG AATTTTGGAAACAAATCCCTGCAAATGAGCCATACCGAGCTATTCTTGGAGATGTGAGGGACAAGCTGTACAACACACGTGAACGTGCACGTCAGTTATTGTCAAGCGGAGTTTCGGACGTTCCTGAAGACGCTGTTTTCACAAGTTTGGATCag TTTTTGGAGCCACTTGAGCTCTGTTACAGGTCGCTCTGTGATTGCGGTGACAGACCTATTGCTGATGGAAGCTTGCTCGATTTCTTGCGCCAAGTCTCAACATTTGGGCTTGCGCTTGTGAAACTTGATATCCGACAAGAATCTGACAGACACACCGATGTCTTGGATGCTATCACAACACACTTGGGTATTGGATCTTACAAAGAATGGTCAGAGGATAAAAGACAGGAATGGCTCTTATCTGAGCTAAGTGGGAAACGCCCTCTCTTTGGACCTGATCTCCCCAGAACTGAAGAGGTCGCAGATGTGTTGGACACTTTCAAAGTCATTTCCGAGCTTCCTTCGGATAGTTTTGGTGCTTATATCATCTCAATGGCCA ATGCTGGTCGTTTATCTGCGGCTTGGCAGTTATACAAGACTCAAGAAGAGCTTGTGAAGGTGGCAAAAGAATATGGAGTCAAGCTCACAATGTTCCACGGAAGAGGTGGGACTGTAGGACGAGGAGGTGGACCTACCCATCTTGCTATTTTGTCTCAGCCTCCGGATACCATTCACGGGCAACTAAGAGTAACAGTTCAAGGTGAAGTTATCGAACAGTCTTTTGGAGAAGAGCACTTGTGCTTTAGAACTCTTCAGCGTTTCACGGCTGCTACACTTGAGCACGGAATGCATCCACCGGTTTCCCCTAAGCCTGAGTGGCGTGTCCTCATGGATGAAATGGCTATAATTGCCACTGAAGAATACCGTTCTGTTGTCTTCAAGGAGCCCCGTTTTGTTGAGTACTTCCGTCTG GCGACACCTGAGCTCGAGTATGGAAGAATGAACATAGGAAGCCGACCAGCTAAACGTAAACCGAGCGGAGGAATCGAGTCACTGCGTGCAATCCCGTGGATCTTTGCGTGGACTCAGACAAGGTTTCACTTGCCCGTGTGGCTAGGTTTTGGAGGGGCATTCAAACGTGTGATCCAGAAGGACAACAAGAATCTCAACATGCTGAAAGAGATGTACAACCAATGGCCTTTCTTCCGTGTCACAATTGATTTAGTCGAAATGGTTTTCGCCAAAGGAGATCCAGGAATCGCAGCTCTGTACGACCGCCTCCTCGTCTCTGAAGAACTTCAGCCATTCGGTGAACAACTCCGAGTTAACTACCAAGAGACCAGACGCCTCCTACTCCAG GTCGCAGGTCACAAAGACATTCTAGAAGGTGACCCTTACTTAAGGCAAAGGCTGCAGCTACGTGACCCATACATCACGACACTGAACGTGTGCCAAGCCTACACACTGAAGCAGATCCGTGACCCAAGCTTCCACGTCAAAGTCAGGCCGCATCTTTCTAAGGAATACATGGAGTCTAGTCCAGCAGCTGAGCTGGTGAAGCTCAATCCAAAGAGCGAATACGCACCAGGACTTGAAGACACCGTTATCCTCACCATGAAGGGTATCGCTGCCGGTATGCAAAACACCGGTTAA
- the LOC104793185 gene encoding 14-3-3-like protein GF14 mu isoform X1, translated as MASGKERDTFVYLAKLSEQAERYEEMVESMKNVAKLNVDLTVEERNLLSVGYKNVIGSRRASWRIFSSIEQKEAVKGNDVNVKRIKDYMEKVELELADICIDIMSVLDEHLIPSASEGESTVFFNKMKGDYYRYLAEFKSGNERKEAADQSLKAYEIATTAAEAKLPPTHPIRLGLALNFSVFYYEIMNAPERACHLAKQAFDDAISELDTLNEESYKDSTLIMQLLRDNLTLWTSDIPEEGADDAHKTNGSAKAGAGGDIAE; from the exons ATGGCTTCTGGTAAAGAACGTGACACTTTCGTCTACCTCGCTAAGCTCTCTGAGCAAGCTGAGCGCtatgaag AGATGGTGGAATCAATGAAAAATGTTGCGAAATTGAACGTTGATCTGACGGTGGAAGAGAGGAACTTGCTCTCTGTGGGGTACAAGAACGTGATTGGTTCAAGGAGAGCTTCCTGGAGGATCTTCTCGTCGATTGAACAGAAGGAAGCTGTGAAAGGGAATGATGTTAATGTAAAAAGGATCAAAGATTATATGGAGAAGGTTGAGTTAGAGCTTGCTGACATATGCATTGATATTATGTCTGTCTTAGATGAGCATCTCATTCCATCGGCTTCTGAGGGTGAATCAACTGTCTTCTTCAACAAGAT GAAAGGTGACTATTACCGCTATCTTGCTGAGTTCAAGTCAGGGAATGAGAGGAAAGAGGCTGCTGATCAGTCTTTGAAAGCCTATGAG ATTGCTACTACTGCTGCTGAGGCTAAGCTCCCTCCAACACATCCTATCAGATTGGGTTTGGCTTTGAATTTCTCTGTCTTCTACTACGAGATCATGAACGCGCCTGAAAG GGCATGTCACCTTGCTAAGCAGGCGTTCGATGATGCTATCTCAGAGCTTGACACTCTGAACGAGGAATCATACAAAGACAGCACCTTAATAATGCAACTCCTTAGGGACAATCTGACCTTGTGGACTTCTGACATCCCAGAAGAAGGAG CAGATGATGCCCATAAGACGAATGGTTCTGCCAAAGCTGGTGCAGGTGGAGATATAGCAGAG TGA
- the LOC104793185 gene encoding 14-3-3-like protein GF14 mu isoform X2: MASGKERDTFVYLAKLSEQAERYEEMVESMKNVAKLNVDLTVEERNLLSVGYKNVIGSRRASWRIFSSIEQKEAVKGNDVNVKRIKDYMEKVELELADICIDIMSVLDEHLIPSASEGESTVFFNKMKGDYYRYLAEFKSGNERKEAADQSLKAYEIATTAAEAKLPPTHPIRLGLALNFSVFYYEIMNAPERACHLAKQAFDDAISELDTLNEESYKDSTLIMQLLRDNLTLWTSDIPEEGDDAHKTNGSAKAGAGGDIAE, from the exons ATGGCTTCTGGTAAAGAACGTGACACTTTCGTCTACCTCGCTAAGCTCTCTGAGCAAGCTGAGCGCtatgaag AGATGGTGGAATCAATGAAAAATGTTGCGAAATTGAACGTTGATCTGACGGTGGAAGAGAGGAACTTGCTCTCTGTGGGGTACAAGAACGTGATTGGTTCAAGGAGAGCTTCCTGGAGGATCTTCTCGTCGATTGAACAGAAGGAAGCTGTGAAAGGGAATGATGTTAATGTAAAAAGGATCAAAGATTATATGGAGAAGGTTGAGTTAGAGCTTGCTGACATATGCATTGATATTATGTCTGTCTTAGATGAGCATCTCATTCCATCGGCTTCTGAGGGTGAATCAACTGTCTTCTTCAACAAGAT GAAAGGTGACTATTACCGCTATCTTGCTGAGTTCAAGTCAGGGAATGAGAGGAAAGAGGCTGCTGATCAGTCTTTGAAAGCCTATGAG ATTGCTACTACTGCTGCTGAGGCTAAGCTCCCTCCAACACATCCTATCAGATTGGGTTTGGCTTTGAATTTCTCTGTCTTCTACTACGAGATCATGAACGCGCCTGAAAG GGCATGTCACCTTGCTAAGCAGGCGTTCGATGATGCTATCTCAGAGCTTGACACTCTGAACGAGGAATCATACAAAGACAGCACCTTAATAATGCAACTCCTTAGGGACAATCTGACCTTGTGGACTTCTGACATCCCAGAAGAAGGAG ATGATGCCCATAAGACGAATGGTTCTGCCAAAGCTGGTGCAGGTGGAGATATAGCAGAG TGA
- the LOC104793184 gene encoding inactive TPR repeat-containing thioredoxin TTL3-like, with product MSHSRRLSLEPAIDSITGRFRDLKRHDDDDEDVNKPDFRELDLGSPVSTLMPRGSASSSSSSAAATPTSSSGSSSGSAASAKPSVMAKRLESHSGEISSPGSGTTTTRNLKPGHRRSSSTGTPLIFSGSSYFTSPQGGGSGATSAVSPSPGVLPAGNICPSGRILKTGMSSRTSTRTETLCTGTGNYGHGNVVRSGSGGGGGKAAGNNGENPEELKRLGNDMYRRGKFSEALSLYDRAISISPENAAYRSNRAAALTALRRLGEAVKECLEAVRLDPSYSRAHQRLASLYLRLGEAENARRHICFPGQCPDQADLQRLQTLEKHLRRCSEARKIGDWKTAIKETDAAIANGADTSPQLVACKAEAFLRLNQIENSDFCISCVPRLDRHHYQSQLQAKLFGMVAEAYGLCIQAQVDTALGRFENAVVKAERAVMLDQTNPEVASVLNNVKMVVRARTCGNELFSTGRFSEASVAYGDGLKHDGSNSVLYCNRAACWYKLGLWEKSVEDCNHALKIQPSYIKALLRRAASYGKLGRWEDAVRDYEFLRRELPGDSEVEESLERAKTLLVNRSQESKSLGFNNEVEAVSTLDKFKSSVSLPGVSVFHFKSSSNRQCEEISPFINTLCLRYPLVHFFKVDVEESMVLAKAESIRKVPTFKMYKNGDKVKEMVCPSHQFLEDSIKHFLL from the exons ATGTCTCATTCTAGAAGGCTTTCTTTAGAACCTGCTATAGATTCAATTACTGGTAGATTCCGTGATTTAAAGAGacacgatgatgatgatgaggacgTCAACAAACCTGACTTCAGAGAACTCGATCTGGGTTCTCCTGTCTCTACCTTAATGCCACGtggctctgcttcttcttcttcttcttctgccgcTGCTACTCCTACTAGCAGCTCTGGCTCCTCTTCGGGCTCTGCTGCTTCTGCCAAACCGTCGGTGATGGCCAAGCGTTTGGAGAGTCACTCCGGCGAGATTTCTAGCCCCGGATCCGGAACCACCACCACCCGGAATCTTAAACCGGGTCATCGAAGATCTTCTTCCACCGGTACGCCGTTGATCTTCTCTGGCTCTAGCTACTTCACCTCGCCGCAGGGAGGTGGTAGTGGCGCTACGTCGGCAGTGTCGCCGAGTCCCGGCGTTTTACCTGCCGGAAACATCTGCCCGTCGGGTCGGATCTTGAAAACCGGAATGTCGAGCCGGACCTCAACCAGGACTGAGACTCTCTGTACAGGAACTGGAAATTACGGACACGGAAACGTTGTACGCAGCGGAAGCGGAGGCGGAGGAGGGAAGGCGGCGGGGAACAACGGCGAAAACCCGGAGGAGTTGAAGAGACTGGGGAATGATATGTATAGGAGAGGCAAGTTCTCTGAAGCTCTATCGCTTTACGACAGAGCTATTTCGATTTCACCGGAAAATGCTGCTTATAGAAGCAACCGTGCGGCGGCTTTAACGGCGTTAAGACGGTTAGGAGAAGCCGTTAAAGAATGTCTTGAAGCTGTTAGGCTTGATCCTTCTTACTCTAGAGCTCACCAACGACTCGCTTCTCTTTATCTCAG ATTGGGAGAAGCTGAGAATGCAAGACGTCATATTTGTTTTCCCGGGCAATGTCCGGATCAAGCTGATCTCCAACGGCTACAGACGCTTGAGAAGCATCTCCGGCGATGCTCGGAGGCTCGAAAGATTGGAGATTGGAAAACCGCTATTAAGGAAACAGATGCAGCCATCGCAAACGGCGCTGATACGTCTCCTCAG CTTGTAGCTTGTAAAGCAGAAGCCTTTTTGCGTCTTAACCAAATAGAGAATTCAGATTTTTGTATATCTTGCGTGCCAAGACTCGATCGTCATCATTACCAATCTCAACTGCAAGCTAAACTCTTTGGTATGGTAGCTGAAGCTTATGGGCTCTGTATCCAAGCTCAGGTTGATACGGCATTAGGAAG ATTTGAGAATGCGGTTGTAAAGGCAGAGAGAGCTGTAATGCTCGACCAGACCAATCCCGAGGTAGCGTCGGTTTTAAACAATGTGAAGATGGTTGTGAGGGCACGCACTTGTGGTAATGAGCTTTTCAGTACGGGGAGATTCTCGGAAGCGAGTGTAGCTTATGGAGACGGTCTCAAGCACGATGGCTCCAACTCGGTTTTGTACTGCAACAGAGCAGCGTGTTGGTATAAACTCGGTTTGTGGGAGAAATCTGTTGAAGATTGTAACCATGCGCTCAAAATCCAGCCTAGTTACATCAAGGCACTTCTAAGAAGGGCTGCTTCATATGGAAAG cttGGTCGGTGGGAGGATGCGGTTAGAGATTATGAGTTCTTGAGAAGGGAACTTCCGGGAGACAGCGAAGTTGAAGAGTCTTTAGAGAGAGCGAAAACTTTGCTAGTGAATAGAAGCCAAGAATCTAAAAGCTTAGGATTCAACAACGAAGTTGAAGCGGTTTCGACTTTGGATAAGTTCAAGAGCTCTGTATCACTTCCCG GTGTCTCTGTGTTTCatttcaaatcatcatcaaaccgACAATGCGAAGAAATCTCTCCCTTCATCAACACTTTATGTCTCCGGTATCCATTAGTACATTTCTTTAAG GTGGATGTAGAGGAGAGCATGGTGTTGGCGAAAGCAGAGAGTATCAGGAAAGTTCCGACATTTAAGATGTACAAGAATGGAGATAAAGTGAAGGAGATGGTTTGTCCGAGCCACCAGTTTCTAGAGGACTCTATAAAGCATTTTCTCTTATGA
- the LOC104793188 gene encoding protein ROS1-like, protein MREEDPWIPETPMKPTAPIGSNTVEEEAHGNRRRRFVGNEDTESLCFSGQIPKRTGDTELLMKNGNESVQSPSSVSKIKTPEKPKRKKHRPKVLKEAKPKKAPKPPPPKKPVVADSQESKTPPMRTYVRRKKDKDQESTPVESSEDRELLMRKGHESVESPSSVSDNDTIGVSTQSVLKKIS, encoded by the exons atgagagaagaagatccATGGATTCCTGAGACGCCGATGAAGCCGACTGCTCCGATCGGCTCAAATACTGTGGAGGAGGAAGCTCATGGTAACCGGAGAAG GAGATTTGTTGGGAACGAGGACACTGAATCACTCTGTTTCTCCGGTCAGATCCCAAAACGTACAG GAGACACGgagttattgatgaaaaatggtAATGAATCAGTGCAGAGTCCGAGCTCAGTGAGTAAAATCAAGACTCCTGaaaaaccaaagagaaagaagcatcGACCAAAAGTTCTTAAAGAAGCTAAACCCAAGAAGGCACCTAAACCACCACCTCCTAAGAAACCTGTTGTTGCTGATTCTCAAGAAAGCAAAACACCACCGATGAGGACATATGTGCGGAGGAAGAAGGATAAGGATCAAGAATCTACTCCGGTTGAATCATCAGAAGACAGGGAATTGTTGATGAGAAAAGGTCATGAATCAGTGGAGAGTCCGAGCTCAGTGAGTGACAATGATACAATTGGTGTATCAACACAATCGGTTTTAAAGAAGATTAGTTGA